GGGTAAAATTAGAGAAGTCTTTTGTAAGCTTGTTGTGTGATGAGATGCTTTAGTTCTTTCTGGCTTTTGCAACTTTTTAGCTAATCTTCCTTTATTAAAACACAAGATGCAACTGTATTGGCTTACCTATTATTCTAAGTCCTTAAGATCCGTGTTTTTCAGGAGATTCTTAAACTATTCTTAGTCCTGTGCGAAATACCCGTGTCAGTAGTTTCAGTACTAAGAGACCAGGACTCCTATCTTGACCTGCCTCAGACTGTAATTGATGAGTGAGACACCCTGCATCTCGCTGTATCTCTCCTAACCAAAGGGCTTGCTTGTCAAACCTGTTAAGAGGGTGCTTGTGTTCTCTGTCAGCAGTGGATTGATgctttataaattaataaatttcaGACTTAATctgaatttgaaatattttgggtgTGTACAAGTGGACTCAAGTACATATTTACAGCTCTTTAGACCAACATAATGGTAATTCTTGCTAGTCCATGTGTTTCATAACTGGCTGGGGGAGTAACTGCTCTGCATTGTGGCTAAGTATCTTGCTTCAgattttccaaaaagaaatgaTAATGCTCTGCTGAATATAGATTATATAACTTTGAAGTCAAGTGTGGATAtagtaaaacaaaatttcacaCAGTGAGCATTATTTCATGAGTTTGAAGAGAGTTGTTGTGGTAGATCAAGTGCATAGCTTCTCTGATATATCACAAACAGCACTTCATTTCAAAAAGCTGATTTAGAACTAAAGCACGCAGTGGTATGCAATAAGTATGTAGTAAAAGCCCCTGCATATGCCAGCACTTCTAGAATGATCTGAAATAATGGTGCCTTTATCAGAAAATCCTAATTCTTCTTAAATGTTTTAGGTAATAGATGAAATTTATCGTGTGCTAAGGTATGTAAACTCTACAAGAGCTCCTCAGAGAGCTCATGAAGTTCTTCAAGAACTAAGGGACATTTCCTCCATGGCTATGGAATATTTTGATGAGAAGATTGTTCcaatactgaaaagaaagatgccTGGGTCAGATGTATCGGGACGTCTGATAGGAACTGCCCCAGGTATTAATTCCCACGTATAGTTaagttttatttagtttttctgtaaaaattcaCAGCACTGTATCTTTTTAAAGCTCCCTCCCTTAAATGTGAGCTTTATTACATAAATATTGATGATACTTGTTTCTTAAGAATGCTGACTGAAAttcatttgctttgaaatttaaGGAGTCTTTGTACTACCAAAAGAACAGTCACTTGAATATATGTTAGAATTATGCATAGTGTGTATTCATTAAACAAACGCTTTTGTGCCACCAATGAATGAGACTTTATCATTGCAATTGGTTGAAATTTGGCACACGAGATGACAGCTcgatgccttttatttttaggatgATCAGCAAATGAATTAGCCTAAGCTGTTGTAGTGCATAGAACATAACTTGTATGtgatattttgctttcctggggCACTAATAGGCAAAATACTTACAGGTAATAGTGAAAAGGCAATTAAAACAACAGTCTGTAAATAAACAATTAAACTGATCCTTTGTATACTCTGCCAGACTTTCCAGAATTTTGTGAACCAAAGTCTAAGTTAGTTACCTGTAGTGTTTTCCCTGTGCTGAAAATCTTCACACTTGGGAACTGAGAAATCAACTCTCTGAAGGGATaacttaataattttaaaaaaataaataattaaatttaagcaaaaattaTAGACCTAACTGTAGGAGCTGCTTGTTATTTCTGGTATGTCCTATCCATCCTGTTAGCTATAAGTGTGTATCCAGCCTCTCGATTATATCTTGTTAATTATACCTCAGTTCCATTGAGTCTCTCAGTTGAGGAAGTACTGCCCAAAACTATAGCTGATGCCAGTCGGCTTTTCAAGGCCAAGGCTTTATGTGGCATAAACCCACCGATTTTGTGTAGAGGGAGGAGCATAACCTAGCTAATGACAACCCTTTGGTGTCACATAACTGTACTTATGCTGGCATGTTAAAGGAGAATAAAAAGAGGAGGATGACTGTACTAGGCTGTTCCAGACTATTCTGTCTGTGTAGCACTGAAAGTTGCATCCTACTTGCACAGCATTGCTAGAAGAGtaaaattatagaaaaaagTGATGGATATCTTTTATGatagaaaaagtgaaagaaattatACAGAAGCTGTTAGTCTTTGTGATTTGCAGGaactaaattaaaatcaaaagtCCCAAGCTCAAACCCCAGGATCGTTTTAGCATTAGGAAGAATGATTcaaaagaagcaaggaaaacaaattccTGACTTCCAGAAAAGTAAGTTAAACCGAAATACCTTGTCAAGCCCCAAACCACAAAGTTTTAGAACTTTAGCTGTCTACAACTAAGACAGCAGAATTTTACTGCTctgttgaaatatttaatataacGATTCTGTAATAAGCAATTTATAGATGTGGGGTTTTGACTTAACATCTGTGACACTAAGTCTCGATGACAACGTAATATCCCTACGTAATTTTTGGTACAGCAAAAGGAGCGGGGCTTATATACAGAAAAGGAATGATGAGCTGTTTTCCAGACGACTGAAAatcttaagtattttaaattgagTTGTGCTCCGAGATTACATGACTGTAAATTGGCTTTCATGTTCACGTAACTTGCAACCAGTATTCAGGTTCATGTTTGGGGGAGTAGGGATAAGCAAAATAGGAAAACTGGGACAAAATTCCTACCTTTGCCTTAAAGTTGCAGAGGATTAATCACAATTTTCTCTGAAGTTCCAGGAccttctgcagcactgacaTCAATGCAGCTGTTCTCCAAGCAGAACCCTTCAAAACAGGAAGTCACCAAACTCCATCAGCAAGTAAAAGCAAATGGCACAGGCGTGACAGCGCTAAAGCGGGAGATGTCAGAGGTTCGCACCAAAGTGCAAGAGCTACAGAAACAATTCCAAGATCAAGAGCAGAAACTGCTTGAGCAAACCCAAATCATAGGTGAACAGAATGCCCGATTGGCTGAGATTGAACGCAAGCTGCGAGAGGTGATGGAGAGTACAGTAGGAAATTCTTCAGGTTCTGGCTCAAATGAACAGTCTCATAGAAAACGGAGGAAGGCGGTTGAATCCACAGACTGTCCTAGGAAATCTAAACGCCTTcgaaacagaaaataacttggGAGTTCATGACATCTTCAGGAGGATACACTGCTTTAGTAGCCCAAGCAGGTCTGCTTGTTTGGATACTGTGACTAGCTTCATGGTATCACTTAGGCTGCTGGCTCTTCAAAACACCACTTAGACTTGAACAGTAATTTTCCTTCATTGAGactttttccctgctttctgtaTGGGTGGGCCTAATGCACAGAATCCTTATGATTTGCAATAGTTACATACTAACCAGACCTGCTCTGTTATGTTTTGAAGggttaatcttttttttctgtgcagatgtGTTTAAAGTAAACTTATTTGTGTTTATGCATATGTTCAcataaaatcttaaataaatTCAGTCTTAACTAAGAAGTTAAGTGTAAAAACAGATGTCCTGTTCACTTGAAGGAAAGATcctcttttaaaatcttgttttagAGAACTTGACCTTTTTTGTTACAAGTGACCTTGTCTGGAATGTCTGAAAAGTAGTTAATACTTTTTGGAGATCTCTGTAATGAGTAAAACTGACTTCTTAAGCTACAGTATTGgctatatatttttgtaaactTACAAGGAAGGGCCTTCTATCCAGTCTTCTCATGCACACACCCTGGTTCTAGGTCTTGGGAGCCATATTCTGCATTTGCATGGATAGATGCATGTACAGCTTAGTCAGCCCACTAAAAGCACTTGCctgaaattgttcttatctttGGGAGTGAGCACAAAGACCTACAAAGCAATTTCTTTGTTCCTCAGCCATAACTTAGGACCTGCTTTCAGCACAACCACTTTCTTACAGTGAGGTGGTCTCACATCGCTAGCTGCAGGAGAGTTGGAACCCAGGCTGTCTGCCACTTTCGCTGCCTGTAAATCGCAGGTACTGTTAGCCAAAGCTGGAGAATTGAGAAGTGACCTATGCATCACTTGATTCGTAGGCCAACATCTAATAAGTATCAGACAAACTGTCCCTACAGTAAGCAAGCTCAGGGGGACATCATTTGaatgaaatactgtattatgGACAAACTTAAActattttgtgtgtatgtgtcgggggtggggtggaaatTTCTCTGTAACACTGATGACGATCCTCTAAGCTTTCCTTATCCTAAAAGGTAAATCATTTCAGACaaagctttaatttcttttgcacTTCTGTTTTGAGCTTGTAACTGGAAAAGCATGTCTTGCACTGTTCAGTCTCTCTGGTCACTTTAACAACCTCAGAGTTGTGTACAGTgattttccccaccccccatctGTATATTTTTGGAACCTTATACAAATACCATTGTccttagttttgttttaatgtactAAAGTATGTAGCTTTATCTTTGacttatgtttcttttttttatcatctgcTGCTCTGGGCTTAGGCAGTACTGACTTTAACTTGGTATGGCACTGAAAACGCAAATGCTGCATTTGTAGCTGTTCAAAGTCTTTGATACTACTACCATGGGTTAAAGTGCAGGTTTCTTGTATGTTTTGTATGGTTGTCAGCACAACATAGTGGTTGTATTTAAGTcaccaaaaaaatcagaaattgtCTGGTCAAATATTACATAATCGTGggaaaactgacatttttcctGGAACTTTAGCtacagcttttacttttaaaacatacCAGCTCGTATGAGAAGTAACATTGCAAATGCCTAATTTTTAGCAGAcatttgattttcaaataaacttGTTGGGTAGTTtgagtcttaaaaaaaaaaaaaaaaaggtatgtttCTTAAGAAAAGCATCAAGGAAATGATAAAAGGTTATCTGAGGGAAAGGTTAAACGGTTAAAAGGAGCATTATTTGCTATTACTGGTGTTCCATggctcagatttttttttattgttaaaagaGGTCTTTAAGACAGATACATGCtgttcagtttaaaaaatactggcatacactttatcttttaaaaaataattttgaatctAAGGGTCACACGATAGCTATAACTACTGTGTATCATTtgatataaattaatttaatggtCATTCATGGTGACAGATTCATGTAAAGGTCTAATTAACGGGTATTTGTGGCTAAATACTTCTAAACAAGTATAAACCTGTGACTTGGGTTTGCTGAAAAGGTTTATTCATACATCTCTTCATGTGTTTCACTTTAGTTTCTTTATTCACTTCTAGAAGATGCAAACAGTTCTCCCCCTTCACAAATACGTAAATCGTTTCAGGTTATTCAAGAGTACGGTTTATTTATAAGTTAGTGAATCTCTAGCTGTGCGTAAACTGAGCtggaaagaacagcagcagcctaTTGTCACATGAAACATTCTCGGTGAACGGTGCCAACTTGGAACCTTCAACTCAAGGAAGTCATGCGCTGCAAGTTTGCAGGTGCATCCTGATCTTCTGTGTGCTAAGTACGGTAAAACTGAATGAGGGCCATGAAACTGAAGGGGGTAAGTGGGGACGGTTACAAGCAAACTCTGAGAAATGCCGCAACAAAGGTACGCCgctgtttcatttttcacttccGGGGGAGCGAGGGAGACATCAGTATCAGATGGCTCTCAGACTGGAATACACACCAGTAGTATAGATAGAATGTAGAAAACCCAATGAGAAAATAGCTGGAACATTAATTTCTGACACCATATTGTTCGTTATTAAAAAAGTATGCATTTTGCAATATATTAAGAAGCTTATAAGTAGCCTGAAGTAAAACTAAATCACTTTTGACAATACATTTCTGTGCATGTTTATGTGAATTGGTCTATCGGCCTCAAAAAGTAGAGGGTTAGTGGCGATTAGTGTCTGCACGATCTGTTGAAGGAAGAATGCCAAACTAGTGAGACAAAGATGTAACTTGATGAGCTTACATGAAGAATCATTTTATTTGCAGCCAGTGTTCAGTTTTAGTACCTGTAGCAAGGGCTGAAATTGAACAGCTCAAGGTTGACAGAGAAGCTAATAGTGTGTTTTACAGTTACTTTCTTAAAATAGCTTAAAGCTACTGAGGCtagctttccttcttttcaagctttcattttttttcccctaaaaccAGCAGCTTGCTTTGtacactgctttttgtttcatagTAGGGTTGGGGATTTTTTACAAATTTGCATATCTAGTGAACATACTGAAAATGGTATTGGCAGATACCACAACAGTACTTTTTGAtggaaaagctgtttgcagCTGGGTCTTGCTCCCCAAATTGAACAAGCTGTATGTAAATGCAGTATGTAAGCACCTTCTAAACAAGGGCTAATGGATGTAACAGGTGGAAGCCCTGAATGAAGAAAGATACATGCTTAACACTAAATTTCTCAGATTAAAGAGCAGACAGAAACAAACAGTAACTTCTTCAATTGCTGATACTTGCTCAGGACAGCACGTTAATTTAAGCAGAAGTTCATTAATGTTATGAGGATGCTTTCACATAACTTCTGAACATAAAAGGTAAGACCATATTGAAGAGAAACTTGGTTGTTACTGAGATCTTCTAACAGTTAATTGTGGGATGCACTGAGATTGCCTAAGGAATTTTCAGTATCAAGAGCCTCTTGAAATTAGGATGACACAGGATGCAGTTAAATGTGCCTTCAGACAGGTGAAGACTACCTGATTTCTTTGCATTCCTGATGATTTTAAGAAGGTAACTGGCAGATTATAGTGAGAGATGGTTATTTCATTCCTAAGAAAATTCGGTTTGGACTACTTCACAGCAACGTGTCTGCTAGTTGTGAACTATTCTGATACTCTCCAGCTGCATTCCTGTGCTACTTTGACACTGTACCTGGACCAGCTCACTTGCCCGTGTGCTCTCCACTCCTGCAGTTGTCCTTACTGGATCTCATCTTCCTGATTGGATAAGCATGTGCTGCCAGCTTTGGTTTACATTTGTCACGAACAAGTGGTTTAGGTTAAGTTGCTGAAGAACCAGCCACTCtaggatttttttctagctttgtGTCAGCTGAAGATGGGCTAGGTCGTGGatctctttttcccttcagaagggAAAAGGTCAGATAGAAAAACTGTTAGCTTGCTGAAGACCTCATAAATCTGGATTTGTTGTATGGACTGCTTAAACCAGAAAGACTCGGTGATTAAATAGGAAAACCGCTTTGTTTTCCAGGACACTCAGGCAATTACATTTTCCAAAGctttctatttaatatttttcttagttgTTTAAGCCTTGTTTGGCTGCTATGGAATGTTTAGTTTATAAATCTGGGATCTTCTATTTAATTACCAAACTGAAACTTGTGACCATTTACAAACCTATATGCATTTTGCAGTACTGTAGACCTGCCTCTGTGTACCGAACTCCTGGTACTCTGTCTCTCCCCCTGTGCTCCTGTTGGCAGTTGCGACCTTTCTTATCAGCAGGCCCATTCGTTCTTTTGGCAAGATCCTTCTGGATGAGAAGGTTTTTAGCAAAATGATGGATAGCAGTGCTAATATTTGAACTACGACAAGAAGggaacattttcagaaacattacATAAAGCGTTCAGAGTGCAGTTGAGTGAAACGTTTGTGACCCTGGCAATTTTGCAGTCAGCTTCTGCACTGGTAACTCAAATGCACTTCCTGGTTTATTGTGAAGCACTCACTGagtaaaaagtaaaactgaacATCCCCTGCAAGGACAAAATGCCTTGCTGAAATCTAAATGTGTTTTACTTCCTACGCTGCACCAGTCCTCACAAAGTCTACAAAATTCATGTGACTAAGGAAGCAAAAGCTGTGAATAAACTTTCATCTCTCCTCTACTTGCTCCCTTTTTCACTTCTAATTCACATCCTAATACACACAGACTAAAAACGCATGTAAACACAAATACTCGCACAGCTGTTATGCTTTTTAGAGCCTGTGCTCTATTACTTTAGATTGTAAACATGTTCTAGTAGGAACTCTATTTCCCTTACATTTGCACCTTCTCACATGGGGCTGTTAGCTGCCAGTATGTATTAGCCTTTTTTATTCGTTATTACTAATAAATTTTAAGCAATGCATCACAAACCTCAAGATACTCTTATTACATTAATAGATAAGGTATAATTAACTTTGTGATAACTTCCTCTTGTCGTTTTTATCACTGACTTAGATTGTTTTAATTTGAGTGGATTTATGGACAACTAAAACTCCAAGCAAGCAGCCATTCAACTTCTACATAAAGTAATCTTTGTAACTGAACTGCCCACAGTCAATATTATATGAGAAACACGCAAGGACAGATTAAATGGAGATTAGTTCTCACAGAGGAGTTTGTCAAAGAAGTTTGTAAAATATCTTAccacagaaagtgaagaaaactgAGACCTTGGCACAGGTGTGTTGAGTTGTAGTTGAGTATCTTTAGCCAGCTTATAGAAATCTAGATTTTGGACAAACGATAGCTAGTCCCTACAGGCACACACCTCTTACCTTTGGAACAAAGTGCTTTTTAAGGAGCTGCTGTAAGATGCGGTTCCTGTTCCCGATCTCAAGCAAGCGAGCTGCATGACACCGTCTGCGGTGGCTTCTGAGCAGGTTGTCCCCACAACTGGAGAGGGGCAGAGATGTCACGGGCAGCTAAACCTGTGCGAACACCACCGCAGGCCGGAGGCaggcggggcgggccgcgggcCGCGGAGGCTTCTCCCGCCCGGCTGCCTGGCCTGGCGGCGGCCCTGCCCGCAACGCGGTGCCTGGCGGGGAACGCTCGGCGCGGGAGGGCTCCCGCCGGCACGGCCAGCCTTACAAGCCGAGaatcttctctctctccttaaGTAACAGTTATGCAGGGGCGTTGTTAAAGGcacccacagcacaggcagcgaCAGTGCCGGGCTGAGAGGCTCGCTGCCTCCCCGCGCTGCTCCCCTGAGGCGGCAGCGCCTCACGGCCCCTCGCCGAGCCCGCCGCGGCATCTCTCCCCTGAGAGGGGATACATACACACGCAACACGACTTCCCTGAGGCGGAAGCGGGGCCCCCGCCTCGCCGGCCGCCGCCACAAGCGCGGCTCTACCCGGCGGCGGCGCCAGAGCGCGGGGGCAGCCGCCACCGGCCCCTCAGGCAGCGGCACCGCCGGAcgccgcgccccgcccggccAGGCCAGGCGAGCGGGGGGCGAGACGCAcaggcggggcggggcctgTCAGCCCTGACAGCCGGCAGCAGCCAATGGGGGGGAGAAGACGGGCGGTGGGCGGGACGCCCGCCGAGCCGCCTCCGCAGCGCTATAAAGCGCGGTGCCGGGGGGCGACGCGGCGCTGAGCGGGCGGGCGGTCCGGGCCGTGTCGGTGTCGCGCTGCCGGGATGGGCAACACCGTCGCCAGGGA
Above is a genomic segment from Falco naumanni isolate bFalNau1 chromosome 12, bFalNau1.pat, whole genome shotgun sequence containing:
- the FBXO28 gene encoding F-box only protein 28; this encodes MAAPEERLVSDGEGGALGSARLSPPPVPESPEALAPLEPPPQSNTLMGLPIVAIENILSFLSYDETSQLRLVCKRMDLVCQRMLNQGFLKVERYHNLCQKQVKAQLPRRESERRNHSLARHADILAAVETRLSLLNMTFMKYVDSNLCCFIPGKVIDEIYRVLRYVNSTRAPQRAHEVLQELRDISSMAMEYFDEKIVPILKRKMPGSDVSGRLIGTAPVPGPSAALTSMQLFSKQNPSKQEVTKLHQQVKANGTGVTALKREMSEVRTKVQELQKQFQDQEQKLLEQTQIIGEQNARLAEIERKLREVMESTVGNSSGSGSNEQSHRKRRKAVESTDCPRKSKRLRNRK